A genomic window from Candidatus Methylacidiphilum fumarolicum includes:
- a CDS encoding c-type cytochrome, which translates to MARSLLPVVFLSALALFLISSEMLLAMPQEQALYFLHCAGCHGLKGEGIAGVAPQIAQTIDFFLLSPEGRKYVIQVPGVAFSSIPDEALAELLNWLILNFGQTKRKFQKYTTQEVAVARKEPLLDIDEARKRILQTLPEKIILIKSWQRYATFNTKSIK; encoded by the coding sequence ATGGCTAGAAGTTTATTGCCAGTGGTATTTTTATCTGCTTTAGCTCTTTTTCTCATTTCCTCAGAAATGTTGTTAGCTATGCCACAAGAACAGGCATTATATTTCCTTCACTGTGCAGGCTGTCATGGCTTAAAAGGAGAAGGAATCGCTGGAGTCGCTCCTCAAATTGCTCAAACGATCGACTTTTTCCTTCTAAGCCCTGAGGGCAGAAAATATGTAATCCAAGTGCCTGGGGTTGCTTTTTCTTCCATACCCGATGAGGCACTTGCAGAGCTGTTAAACTGGCTTATTCTGAATTTTGGTCAGACGAAAAGAAAATTTCAAAAATACACGACTCAAGAAGTTGCGGTTGCAAGAAAAGAACCCTTGCTCGATATTGACGAGGCAAGAAAAAGGATTTTGCAAACACTTCCAGAAAAAATCATCTTAATCAAGTCCTGGCAACGCTACGCTACATTCAATACAAAAAGTATCAAATAG
- a CDS encoding methylamine dehydrogenase light chain, which produces MNWIDRLVEFWSRRLALRGSRRGFLTSLALFLGAACKLLPAPIERTQSQSTAPEEKELTEKTNNESSCAYWRYCSIDGFLCSCCGGGVTACPPGTFPSPTHWVGSCRNPLDGKQYLISYRDCCGKGACGRCYCQQTNETEMPVYQINRNNDTIWCFGAPNMMYHCTGASILGLAQDFHKE; this is translated from the coding sequence ATGAATTGGATCGATCGGCTAGTCGAGTTCTGGTCTCGTCGCCTTGCCCTACGTGGTTCCAGGCGTGGGTTTCTGACTTCTTTGGCTTTATTTTTGGGAGCAGCCTGCAAACTCTTGCCTGCTCCCATAGAACGCACCCAAAGCCAAAGCACAGCTCCAGAAGAGAAGGAGCTGACAGAGAAGACAAACAATGAGTCTTCCTGCGCCTACTGGAGGTATTGCAGCATCGATGGGTTTCTTTGCAGCTGTTGCGGTGGAGGAGTCACGGCGTGCCCACCGGGAACATTCCCTTCTCCAACCCACTGGGTCGGAAGCTGCAGAAATCCGCTGGATGGCAAGCAGTATCTGATTTCGTATAGGGATTGCTGTGGAAAGGGAGCCTGCGGTAGGTGCTACTGTCAGCAAACCAATGAAACAGAAATGCCTGTTTATCAAATCAACCGGAATAACGATACGATCTGGTGTTTTGGAGCACCGAATATGATGTATCATTGTACAGGAGCCTCCATCTTAGGATTAGCTCAGGATTTTCATAAAGAATGA
- a CDS encoding thioredoxin-like domain-containing protein, with protein MTELLIASLILSWVAIGFLALVLLALARQIGILHERIAPLGALSFQGGIKVGEKSPLFELKDLDQNRPPVRIGGEHPLKKNSLLLFVSPSCPICKKLLPGVASLSRSLNNLDIIFASDGENLAAHQQYRASTFLSPFPYVLSRELGVAFGVSALPYAIYLDAEGKVMAKGLVNNLEQLEGLLHPVQKQGEESKENLKLSLSKKDFSRSQDFKNTNQPA; from the coding sequence ATGACTGAACTGCTTATTGCTTCCCTTATTCTGTCGTGGGTGGCGATCGGCTTTCTAGCCCTCGTTCTTCTTGCACTTGCTCGACAGATCGGCATCCTTCACGAAAGGATCGCCCCGCTAGGAGCCTTGTCATTTCAGGGGGGAATCAAGGTTGGAGAAAAATCTCCATTGTTTGAATTAAAAGACCTGGATCAGAATCGGCCGCCAGTACGAATCGGAGGGGAACATCCTTTGAAAAAAAATAGCCTTCTTTTATTTGTTTCTCCTTCTTGTCCAATTTGTAAGAAGCTTCTACCTGGAGTCGCTTCTTTGAGTCGGTCACTCAACAATCTAGATATAATCTTTGCCAGTGATGGAGAAAATCTTGCTGCCCATCAACAGTACAGAGCCTCCACATTCTTATCCCCATTCCCCTATGTCCTTTCAAGAGAGCTTGGGGTTGCCTTTGGAGTGAGCGCTCTTCCCTACGCGATTTATCTTGACGCAGAAGGAAAAGTTATGGCAAAAGGACTTGTGAACAATTTAGAGCAGCTAGAAGGATTGCTCCATCCTGTTCAAAAACAGGGAGAAGAATCAAAGGAAAACCTAAAGCTCTCCCTTTCCAAAAAAGACTTTTCGAGATCCCAAGACTTCAAAAACACCAATCAACCAGCATGA